GAAGGCGCGGCCGTTGCTGCCGTTCTTCATGCCGCTCACCAGGGCGCCGATGACGTCCGCCCCCTCACCGTCCTTCACCTTGCCGACCATGTTCTGGCCGGCCCACTCCGGCTTGATGGGGTGCATCACCCCCACGCCCTCGGTGGACCAGATGTAGAAATACTCCTTGCCCTCTTTGCCGTAACGCGCCAGACGGATCGCTTCCTTGGCCGCCTCCTGGGCCGCCGCCTCGCTCAGCTTGCCGGCCGTGGCCTGCGCGCGAAACCCTTGGGCAATCGCGTGGGCGGACTCCACCGCCGCCACCAGCTGGTCGCGACGGCCTTCGCCCATCTGTTGGCGCAACTGGTAGACCGACAACAGGCCGATCAGGGCAATGCCCACGACCGCCGCCAGGATCTGCAGGGCGATTTTTCCGCGAAAGCTCAGTGAATCCAGCATCGTGTTTCTCCGGGTATCCAATCCATACTCATCTCAGGCAGCGGCCAGCCGGAACGTCGCCACCGTGTGGGTCAGTTGCCGGGCTTGCTCCTTCAGGCTCTCGGCCGCGGCCGCGCTCTGTTCGACCAAGGCAGCGTTCTGCTGTGTCATCTGGTCGAGCTGGTTCACCGCGGTGTTGACCTGCCCGATGCCGTCGCTTTGTTCACCCGCCGCCGCCGTGATCTCGCCGATGATGTCCGTCACCCGCTGCACGCTGGCAACGATCTCGCTCATGGTCTGTCCCGCGTCGGCCACCAGCCGGCTGCCGGCGTCGACCCGGTCCACGCTGGCGCCGATCAGGCCTTTGATCTCTTTGGCCGCTTCGGCGCTGCGTTGGGCGAGGTTGCGCACCTCGCCGGCCACCACGGCGAAGCCCCGGCCCTGTTCACCGGCGCGTGCGGCTTCCACCGCCGCATTGAGCGCCAGGATGTTGGTCTGGAAGGCGATGCCGTCGATCACGCCGATGATGTCGTTGATCTTCTTGCTGCTGTGGTTGATCTCGTCCATGGTGGCCACCACCTGGTTGACCACCTGACCGCCGCGCGCGGCGATCTCGGCCGCGCTGGAGGCGAGCTGGTTGGCCTGGCGCGCGGCGTCCGCGCTCTGGCGCACCGTGCTGGTGAGCTCTTCCATGCTGGCCGCGGTCTGCTGCAGGTTGCTCGCGGCCTGTTCGGTGCGTGCGCTCAGGTCCTGGTTGCCCGAAGCGATCTCGGCCGAGGCCGTGTTGATGCTGTCCGTGGCGCTGCGCACCTGGCCCACGGTCTGTTGCAGCGAGGTCTTCATGGCCTCCAGGGCGTTGAGCAGGTCGCCGAGCTCGTCCTTGCGGTGGGACTGCACACGCTGCGTGAGGTCGCCCTGCGCCACGGCGGTGGCCATCGCCACCGCTTCCTTCAACGGCCCGGTGATCGAGCGGGTGATGCGCCAGGCCACCAGCACGGCCAGCAGCAGGGCCACCGTGG
This Hydrogenophaga taeniospiralis DNA region includes the following protein-coding sequences:
- a CDS encoding methyl-accepting chemotaxis protein — protein: MSFHQLKIGHRLSWGFGSVVALLVGVAGLAWYSLQASTAATTRLMEMEHRLAVTDEWLASTRLNANRVIALAKSNNHTDVDSYFKPLISQTTARINELQKTLEAQITSEQGKALLGDIGKRRKEYIGIRETFFTTLLGGDSFEADRMLDAELVPAVERYIASMSVLQQHERELVTAASAAAAATVVREEISILALATVALLLAVLVAWRITRSITGPLKEAVAMATAVAQGDLTQRVQSHRKDELGDLLNALEAMKTSLQQTVGQVRSATDSINTASAEIASGNQDLSARTEQAASNLQQTAASMEELTSTVRQSADAARQANQLASSAAEIAARGGQVVNQVVATMDEINHSSKKINDIIGVIDGIAFQTNILALNAAVEAARAGEQGRGFAVVAGEVRNLAQRSAEAAKEIKGLIGASVDRVDAGSRLVADAGQTMSEIVASVQRVTDIIGEITAAAGEQSDGIGQVNTAVNQLDQMTQQNAALVEQSAAAAESLKEQARQLTHTVATFRLAAA